The genomic region CCGGCCCGGGTCCCACAGCTTCTGGACGGTCGCCCGCAGCGGCATGCGGATCCCGGCCGCCACCTGGTCCTGCGTCTGCGCGTCCGGGACGTCGCCCCAGACGGCGAAGGACCCGCCGAGGATCTGCCCGTCGTAGCGCTCCGGCACGGCCGCCGTGCCGCGCAGCACCCGGGGCGTCCACTGCTCGTAGATCCGCTGCCCCGTCGGATAGACGAAGGTCTGCGGCTCGCCGAGCACGTAGTACAGGAACTCGTCGTTGTAGTTGATCACCTTCCGGCCCTCGCCCAGGTACTCCGCGGGCTGCCGGGCGCCGATCTCCTTGCCGGTCCAGTAGGCGACCTGGATGTCCCTGGCGGCCTTGACGGAGGTGTCCCGGAAGAAGCCGTCGTTCCACGCGCGCGGGGTGCGCTGGTGCTTGCGGACGGTGGCGGCCCGGTCGTTGAGCCAGCCGGTGGTGAGGTCGGCGACCGTCGCCCCGGAGCCGTACTTCTCCCGCGCGGCGGCGGCCAGCTGCGGGAACGACGCCTCCGGGTCGGAGCGCACCAGTGCCTGGTACTCGTCGCCGCCGAGGTGCCACGGCCCGCCCGGGAACAGGTCGGCGTACTCGTTCAGCAGATCGTCGACGATCGCGGCGCTCTCGCTCTCGGAGATGTCGATGGCCCCCTGCACCGCCGATCCCCGCCCGGTGCGCAGCTGGAGGTCGGGGTGGGCGGCGAGGACCGCGCCGAGGTGCCCCGGGGAGTCGATCTCTGGCACGACGGTGATGTGGCGGCTCTCCGCGAGGTCGACGATCTTCCGCACCTGCGCCTTGGTCAGATGCTGCTCGGACACGATCTCCGGATGCGAGTCGGACTCGATCCGGAATCCCTGGTCGTCGGAGAAGTGCAGACCGAGCTGGTTGAACTTCAGATCGCCCAGCTCCCGGATCCGGTCCTCGATCCAGCCGGCCGTGTAGTTCTTGCGGGCGATGTCCAGCATGAACCCGCGCTCCGGCTTGGCCGGCTCGTCCCGCACCACGCCCTCGGGCGCCGTGCCGCCGTCGTGCACTTCCTGCTTGAGGGTGCGGGTGCCGTAGAAGACGCCCGCGTCGGCGGGCCCGCTGATCTCCACCCGCCCGTCGCGCACGGTCATGACGTACGACTCGGGATTCGCCTTCTTGCCGTCGTCCAGCGTCAGCCGTACGTCCCCGGCGCGCCGGTCGTCCTTCTCGCCCTCGTACGTCAGCCCGAGCTCACCGGCGATCAGCCGGCCCTCGTCGGCCAGCGCCGGGTCGTCCACGACGACGCGGTCCCCGCTCGCGGGGCGCCAGCCCGGGCCGCGGGCCGCGGTGTGCTCGCGCACGGCGGGGATCGTCTGCGGCGCCTGGGACAGGGCGTACGAGCGGCTCGGACTCGGGCCGTCCTCCGGGGAGGTGCCGTGCGGGGCGGCCGCGGTCCGGTCCTGGGAGGGTCTGGCCTCCGGCCCGGTGGTCCCGCCGTCGCCGCCCGAGGCCGCCCAGAGCCCCAGACTCACCCCGGCCGCGACCACGACCAGGGCGACGGCCGTGGCCACGACCAGCACCTGCCACTGCTTCCCCGGCTTTCCCTGCTTCGCCGAACCCCGGCGCTTGTGCTGACTCACATCGCCAACCTAAGACCCCCTGCCACCCTGCGCGCGTCCACCACGCGTGCCGAAACTCTCTCTCCCGGGTGAAATTCGGGCATCCGTCGGACACGTCATGGTCGTACTCGATAGCGTGACGTCACATCCCTCACAACATGCCCTGCCGACACACGTGACGCCCACGAGGACCCACGCTGCCTGCGCACCGTCTCCCAGACCTCCCCGGCCGACTCGCCATACCGGTGGAGCGCTTCAACGCGGCCTCCGAGGAGGCCCTGGAGCAGACGCTCCTCTCCTGCCTGCGCAGCCCCCGCTGGTCCCGGCGTGTCGCGGAACACCGCCCCTATCCGGACCTGGCCTCCCTGCTGGCCGCGGCGGACGAGGCGGCCTACGACCTGACCTGGCCCGACCTGACGGAGGCCCTGGCAGCCGAGTCCCTGCCGCCCCTCCCGCCCGGCACGTACTCCGCGGCCCACACGGCCCTCAGCGCGGCCCACGCCGCCTATGAGGCCCGCTTCGGACACGTGTTCGTCATCTGCCTGGACGGTGTGCCCCCGGCCGAGACCCTGGACCGCCTCCTGGAGGCCATCCGGTCACGATTGACCAACGATCCGGAGGAGGAGCGGGCAGTGACGGCGGACGAACTCCGGCGCCTCGCGAGGGGACGTCTGCTGACCGCCCTCAGGGGCGCGGGGAACTGCGCGATCAACCACTGACGGCCCGCACCCGGCAGGCCCCGGGGAACCCCGATACCCCCTGCCCGCGCTAGCCCACCTGTACCTCTTTGCATGCCAGTTTGATCACACCCCGGGACCCCGGCTCAGCCCAGCGGCAGCGCATCGCTACGATGCTGGGGGCCGGTGGACCGTACCCGGCCGGGCCCGACCGACACACCAAGCCGGCGCGGCCCCAATCCCCGCTCCCGGAGGAAACTTCCGTGCCGGCTGGAACGCTGTACCGCGGCCGGGAAGGAATGTGGTCCTGGGTGGCTCACCGAGTCACCGGCGTCCTCATCTTCTTCTTCCTGTTCGTTCACGTGCTGGACACCGCTCTCGTCCGCGTGTCCCCTGAGGCCTACGACAACGTCGTGGCCACGTACAAGACGCCGATCGTCGCGCTGCTGGAGTACGGCCTCGTCGCCGCCATCCTCTTCCACGCGCTCAACGGTCTGCGCGTCATCGCCGTCGACTTCTGGATCAAGGGCGCCCGGTACCAGAAGCAGATGCTCTGGACCGTCGTCGCCCTGTGGGTCGTGCTGATGCTCGGGGCGATCTACCCCGTCCTCGGCCACGCCGCTCGTGAACTGTTCGGGAGCTGACGCCAATGTCCACGACTGAGAAGACCGCCGCCGGCGTCGGCCCCGTCGAGGGTGGCGCCGTCTACACCGTCGACAACCCCGCGCCCTTCATCGAGGCCCCGCGCAAGCGCACCAAGAAGACCCCGAAGTCCACCCGGGGCAACTTCGA from Streptomyces chartreusis NRRL 3882 harbors:
- a CDS encoding family 20 glycosylhydrolase, giving the protein MLVVATAVALVVVAAGVSLGLWAASGGDGGTTGPEARPSQDRTAAAPHGTSPEDGPSPSRSYALSQAPQTIPAVREHTAARGPGWRPASGDRVVVDDPALADEGRLIAGELGLTYEGEKDDRRAGDVRLTLDDGKKANPESYVMTVRDGRVEISGPADAGVFYGTRTLKQEVHDGGTAPEGVVRDEPAKPERGFMLDIARKNYTAGWIEDRIRELGDLKFNQLGLHFSDDQGFRIESDSHPEIVSEQHLTKAQVRKIVDLAESRHITVVPEIDSPGHLGAVLAAHPDLQLRTGRGSAVQGAIDISESESAAIVDDLLNEYADLFPGGPWHLGGDEYQALVRSDPEASFPQLAAAAREKYGSGATVADLTTGWLNDRAATVRKHQRTPRAWNDGFFRDTSVKAARDIQVAYWTGKEIGARQPAEYLGEGRKVINYNDEFLYYVLGEPQTFVYPTGQRIYEQWTPRVLRGTAAVPERYDGQILGGSFAVWGDVPDAQTQDQVAAGIRMPLRATVQKLWDPGRPELSWAEFRALADRLG
- a CDS encoding 2-oxo-4-hydroxy-4-carboxy-5-ureidoimidazoline decarboxylase; amino-acid sequence: MERFNAASEEALEQTLLSCLRSPRWSRRVAEHRPYPDLASLLAAADEAAYDLTWPDLTEALAAESLPPLPPGTYSAAHTALSAAHAAYEARFGHVFVICLDGVPPAETLDRLLEAIRSRLTNDPEEERAVTADELRRLARGRLLTALRGAGNCAINH
- the sdhC gene encoding succinate dehydrogenase, cytochrome b556 subunit, which translates into the protein MPAGTLYRGREGMWSWVAHRVTGVLIFFFLFVHVLDTALVRVSPEAYDNVVATYKTPIVALLEYGLVAAILFHALNGLRVIAVDFWIKGARYQKQMLWTVVALWVVLMLGAIYPVLGHAARELFGS